The following coding sequences lie in one Spinacia oleracea cultivar Varoflay chromosome 1, BTI_SOV_V1, whole genome shotgun sequence genomic window:
- the LOC130466204 gene encoding uncharacterized protein has protein sequence MWRKTPKRHCDATDKDDKWRLERKLRKKLSGSTTMVFHKLTVSATNHFPDGPGLPRRGFAGGLICNNKDKWVIGMSIRLVNNTNTRDYSVSFYSALLDVLQLAWSRGFRCLDIKLGFVFHDDFWTDFSKDVVSKKLRLCVYPCSNRASRRTMIILKLVEDYLNRDWFINVKNTESIEEEAGALTVSALGECQELPKRVYDYRTDPLPPDTITRDVVRVGREIARSTFDQFPQGRKYFGLD, from the exons ATGTGGAGGAAGACTCCTAAGAGGCACTGTGACGCAACTGATAAGGATGATAAGTGGAGATTGGAGAGGAAACTTAGGAAGAAACTCTCTGGAAGTACTACTATG GTATTTCACAAGCTAACTGTAAGTGCAACCAATCATTTCCCTGACGGACCTGGTTTACCACGCCGTGGATTTGCTGGTGGATTAATATGCAACAACAAAGACAAATGGGTTATAGGAATGTCCATACGCCTGGTTAACAACACCAACACTCGTGACTATTCAGTTTCATTCTACTCTGCCCTCCTAGACGTACTACAACTCGCTTGGTCGAGAGGATTCCGATGCTTAGATATTAAACTAGGTTTCGTATTCCATGATGATTTTTGGACAGACTTCAGTAAAGATGTCGTATCTAAGAAACTTCGTCTGTGTGTTTATCCATGCTCTAATCGGGCTTCTCGTAGGACAATGATTATCCTGAAACTTGTAGAGGATTACTTAAACAGAGATTGGTTTATCAATGTGAAGAATACTGAGTCAATTGAGGAGGAGGCTGGTGCTTTAACTGTGTCAGCATTGGGCGAGTGTCAAGAGCTGCctaaaagagtttatgactataGAACAGACCCTTTACCCCCAGATACTATAACAAGAGATGTGGTGCGTGTAGGTCGTGAGATTGCACGTTCTACTTTCGATCAATTTCCTCAAGGTAGGAAGTATTTTGGATTGGATTAA
- the LOC130459712 gene encoding protein FAR1-RELATED SEQUENCE 5-like, with protein MVPANKRHLIRSHRHISKEQLAFLTTFTCSGTKLADVLRAMRKEVGGEANLGFTVPDAYDAVLAEKKKKLDGCDSNQLIRWFAMRQAKEHDFYYDFQLNEENQLINFFWRDGRMRSDYEAFGDLLIHDTTYRTNKYDMICGPFVGMNLHTQNIMFGVGFILNEKAGTFDWLFNSFLTSMGGKQPVTIMTDQSSAMDKAIREVFPKSRHRLCTWHIGENAVVNIKGVMAKEGFKRRFDYVLKYTDTVAEFEHYWNSLMTDYNCKTHKWIERLYDLKEKWCPAYNKEWFSGGILSSQRSETTNHSISRRLHKTNGLCDFYKCFLDVIDEWRSKENKGDYNSSTGNRYYACADNMLCLHARDVYTIAIYLIFEQRFIKAIGLRCQRISYEFPVSKYIVGHPTKDFIRHVVMFNEQELVVDCTCKSYGEIGVLCSHILRVFIVHNVEEIPKQYIMKRWTKKAMNMIVEEGEDRDNEVSVVSASVWRMQSIRNCIKVINEAQHCPAARKLIDLGVLDMSCKVKEYIGGVEGDGNVSNKYVREETLLDGIEPSTDTVLPDVVEPIAEKVIPTMIQNPPKRKRKIKNGTEKAKERNVRPKGIVEKKRNKLKGWNKRRERHVDNLREETQSTDQCIINLPVGGVLVHPTSSNSQLEAYVPDDYFGVHIQPL; from the exons ATGGTTCCTGCTAATAAGAGACACCTTATTAGGTCACATAGGCACATTTCAAAAGAACAATTGGcttttcttactacttttacttGTAGTGGCACGAAGCTTGCTGATGTTCTTAGAGCTATGAGGAAAGAAGTTGGTGGTGAGGCGAATTTAGGGTTCACTGTTCCTGACGCGTATGATGCTGTTTTGgcagagaagaagaaaaagttGGATGGTTGTGATTCAAATCAGTTGATCAGATGGTTCGCTATGAGGCAAGCTAAAGAACATgatttttattatgattttcaaTTGAATGAAGAGAATCAGttgatcaattttttttggagaGATGGAAGAATGCGGTCTGATTATGAAGCTTTTGGTGATTTATTGATTCATGATACAACTTATCGTACTAATAAATACGATATGATTTGTGGGCCTTTTGTTGGAATGAATCTTCACACTCAAAATATCATGTTTGGAGTGGGTTTTATATTGAATGAGAAGGCAGGTACTTTTGACtggctttttaattcttttttgaCTTCAATGGGAGGGAAGCAACCTGTGACTATCATGACTGATCAATCTTCTGCCATGGACAAGGCTATAAG GGAAGTGTTTCCAAAATCGAGGCATCGTTTGTGTACATGGCACATAGGGGAAAATGCTGTTGTAAACATCAAAGGTGTTATGGCCAAAGAAGGTTTCAAACGTCGGtttgattatgttttgaaatATACTGACACAGTTGCTGAGTTCGAGCATTATTGGAATAG TCTTATGACTGATTACAATTGCAAGACACACAAATGGATAGAGAGGTTATATGATTTGAAAGAGAAATGGTGTCCTGCATATAACAAAGAGTGGTTTTCTGGGGGTATTTTATCTTCTCAAAGGAGTGAGACGACAAATCATTCTATTTCTAGGAGGTTGCATAAAACGAATGGTTTATGTGATTTTTATAAGTGTTTTTTAGATGTAATTGATGAATGGAGAAGTAAGGAGAACAAGGGAGATTATAATTCTTCTACTGGAAATAGATATTACGCATGTGCGGATAACATGTTATGTTTGCATGCGCGGGATGTGTATACCATTgcaatatatttgatatttgagCAACGATTCATCAAAGCAATTGGTTTGAGGTGTCAACGCATTTCCTATGAGTTTCCAGTTTCTAAGTACATTGTTGGGCATCCTACAAAGGATTTTATTAGACATGTTGTGATGTTTAATGAGCAAGAGTTGGTTGTTGATTGTACTTGCAAGTCATATGGAGAGATAGGAGTTCTTTGTTCTCATATTCTTCGAGTTTTCATTGTCCATAATGTTGAAGAGATTCCCAAACAATACATTATGAAGAGATGGACCAAAAAGGCTATGAACATGATTGTTGAAGAAGGAGAAGATAGAGATAATGAAGTAAGTGTTGTTTCTGCTTCAGTTTGGAGGATGCAAAGCATAAGAAATTGCATTAAAGTTATAAATGAAGCTCAACATTGTCCGGCTGCAAGGAAGCTTATTGATTTGGGTGTGTTGGATATGTCATGCAAAGTGAAGGAGTATATTGGTGGTGTTGAAGGGGATGGTAATGTATCAAACAAGTATGTGCGAGAAGAAACTCTACTTGATGGCATTGAGCCTTCAACAGACACAGTTTTGCCGGATGTTGTTGAACCGATTGCTGAAAAAGTCATTCCAACAATGATTCAAAATCCACCAAAGCGAAAGAGGAAGATTAAGAACGGGACTGAAAAGGCTAAAGAGAGGAATGTGAGACCTAAAGGAATTGTTGAGAAGAAACGCAATAAACTGAAAGGTTGGAACAAGAGAAGAGAAAGACATGTTGATAATTTGAGGGAGGAAACTCAGTCTACTGATCAG TGTATCATAAATTTACCTGTTGGTGGGGTTTTGGTTCATCCAACATCTTCAAATTCACAATTGGAAGCATATGTTCCAGATGATTATTTTGGAGTACACATACAACCTTTGTAG
- the LOC110782974 gene encoding probable BOI-related E3 ubiquitin-protein ligase 2 — protein sequence MFGGNNSNHALPMFLDENRFQLNTNAPNHQLQLFGNLPVGCTVDPVNYFGNEHNSSILRPNKRGREAEDLSRQQKLQISLNYNLCHDEVDRSASIPNHNPVSTGLRLSYDDDEPNSSVTSASGSMTATPSILMSLGDNIRSELERQKDEFDQYLKIQQEQLAKGVRDMKQRHMASFLNTIEDGISKKLREKETELENINRKNRELMERIKQVATEAHNWHYRAKYNESMVNILKNNLQNAISQGADQGKEGFGDSEVDDATSYIDPTNYLTVAGGRGKSIAGPSSENLICRGCRTREVSMLLMPCRHLCMCKECDGFISVCPVCNVPKSASVEIYLS from the exons ATGTTTGGAGGCAACAATAGCAATCATGCACTTCCTATGTTTCTGGACGAGAATCGTTTTCAGCTTAATACTAATGCACCAAACCACCAACTTCAGCTCTTTGGGAACT TACCTGTGGGATGTACAGTTGATCCAGTAAATTATTTTGGGAATGAGCATAATTCATCTATTCTCCGGCCAAACAAACGAGGTAGAGAGGCTGAAGATCTGTCAAGACAACAGAAGCTCCAAATTTCTTTGAATTACAACCTCTGCCATGATGAAGTTGACCGTTCAGCTAGCATTCCAAACCATAATCCAGTATCAACTGGGTTAAGGCTTTCATACGATGATGATGAACCCAACTCATCTGTGACCTCTGCCAGTGGAAGTATGACAGCAACACCCTCCATCCTCATGTCCCTTGGTGACAATATCAGGAGTGAGCTTGAACGCCAGAAAGACGAATTTGATCAGTACCTCAAAATTCAG CAAGAGCAATTAGCAAAGGGTGTTAGAGACATGAAACAGAGACATATGgcttcctttttaaatactataGAGGATGGCATAAGTAAGAAGCTTCGAGAAAAGGAGACTGAGTTGGAAAACATAAACCGCAAGAACAGGGAACTTATGGAGCGAATAAAGCAGGTGGCAACAGAAGCACATAATTGGCATTACCGAGCTAAGTACAACGAGTCAATGGTTAATATTCTGAAAAACAATCTTCAGAATGCAATTTCTCAGGGTGCTGACCAAGGGAAGGAAGGGTTTGGAGACAGCGAGGTTGATGATGCAACTTCTTACATTGACCCAACAAATTACCTGACGGTGGCAGGAGGGCGGGGGAAATCCATAGCAGGCCCGAGTTCTGAGAATTTGATCTGCAGAGGTTGCCGAACACGGGAGGTATCAATGTTGTTGATGCCATGTAGGCATCTGTGTATGTGTAAGGAATGTGATGGGTTCATTAGTGTCTGCCCCGTCTGCAATGTCCCTAAAAGTGCTAGTGTGGAGATATACTTGTCTTGa